In the genome of Ctenopharyngodon idella isolate HZGC_01 chromosome 19, HZGC01, whole genome shotgun sequence, one region contains:
- the znf516 gene encoding zinc finger protein 516 isoform X2: protein MEVERPEVAEQETFSKGGQDNPDGKKIRGHTCELCGRSFPFLSSLSQHMRKHTGEKPYKCPHCDHRSAQKGSLKAHIRSHKLDGLSQSTGGEEEDVDEEGEKEGGVPEDQGGCSSPTESTSACNKVVSGEEATKTRKKGGKKERISGENGKQSLQCSLCRKRVSSQAELEQHMQELHKVFQCELCPYETLQEDQLQAHVEKVHPIEEESITKEVSTSEEADGELSKGEFPCEQCDQVFTQAWFLKAHMKKHQNSLDHGCRICGRRFREPWFLRSHMKTHNTKVKPKSDSYLPATVNEVAQDESNLVNEVCLYELCAKCGNFFHDRQSLQLHEQVHRNVEQPPNNTLCSDKDFTSATKTSFLECLNLKPAGKEENPIEGTLGKRIPELDPVSSYQAWQLVTRGKLVEVSEKSLGWEERLADADVAYDREKGEYVLTRQDKRKKSLNSTVSIPTKKRRGAGTQGSNTDQHSNGERNNQVLTGERSPENLSDSEYRPTSRPSRKNSQKTSECLECGKGFRTQQQMVIHMLIRHGGLGETIGGNGLFRKAASSPSKAGESAGHFRDQKRTGFFGDTDKKPYTCEHCDFCTSEPSAIAAHVQTHHLAIRDWGQRSDALTSSLSQSQTHQTSHTGFPRLRNALLQQPYWPYTTSTHLERAALSDTASKTEDEKSKGLEESSSTDKVEANLLNLSMEVDNGKEGVSSTLLNSLVRHQCPYCSYATLYPEVLWIHQRIAHKVDSTTLVPKWAPRNGLKGPKTLLDFKRRTGPPPFLEGKDCPSLPQMRTSRTSPPDCSPGGTKKSKPQTSSVESSSSQSKSWHAATAPGAPSHSSKHKTSKSRMDELASSKHKADVHQNSSSRPTASPQKTGTPKTGSRVMESSLLPQEGLHFMLSSKHNLSDQRSSKAHAPQTPGRSDSQAQDTPSVAGYDPWSRLNSSGPSSHSQSKRQSKADGPEAVTDILSFLKNCSPHDLAALYHHWGFSNAIAEQAGLARSGSQQGEYVCPVCRKSFNQPSHYRTHMRSHTVMFESNGLMGTGVHPLQKPPNKSYLLSCNVSRGEKGEEQREKER, encoded by the exons ATGGAGGTGGAAAGGCCGGAAGTCGCAGAGCAAGAGACCTTCTCCAAGGGTGGACAGGACAACCCCGATGGCAAGAAGATCCGGGGTCATACTTGTGAACTCTGTGGAAGAAGTTTTCCTTTCCTCAGCTCTTTGTCCCAGCACATGAGAAAGCACACTGGGGAGAAACCATACAAGTGTCCTCACTGTGATCACCGCTCAGCTCAGAAGGGTAGCTTAAAGGCACACATTCGCAGTCACAAACTGGACGGCCTCAGCCAGAGCACTGGCGGCGAGGAGGAAGATGTGGATGAGGAAGGGGAAAAAGAAGGAGGGGTGCCAGAAGATCAAGGTGGTTGCTCCAGTCCTACTGAGAGTACCTCAGCCTGCAACAAGGTTGTGAGTGGTGAAGAGGCGACCAAAACGAGGAAGAAAGGTGGGAAGAAGGAAAGAATCTCTGGTGAGAATGGCAAACAGTCATTGCAGTGCTCTTTGTGCAGGAAAAGAGTGTCAAGTCAGGCAGAGCTTGAACAGCATATGCAGGAGCTTCACAAGGTCTTCCAATGTGAACTGTGCCCTTATGAGACCTTGCAGGAGGACCAACTGCAGGCTCACGTTGAAAAGGTACATCCTATTGAGGAGGAATCTATCACCAAAGAAGTCTCTACCAGCGAGGAAGCTGACGGTGAACTTAGTAAAGGCGAGTTCCCATGTGAACAATGTGACCAAGTGTTCACCCAAGCCTGGTTTCTGAAAGCTCACATGAAGAAGCATCAGAATAGTCTGGATCATGGGTGCCGGATCTGTGGACGCCGTTTCCGTGAGCCCTGGTTCCTACGTAGCCACATGAAGACTCATAACACCAAGGTAAAACCAAAGAGTGACTCTTACCTTCCAGCTACTGTTAACGAGGTGGCGCAGGATGAGTCCAACTTGGTGAATGAAGTGTGTCTGTATGAACTCTGTGCCAAGTGTGGTAACTTCTTCCATGACCGCCAGAGCCTGCAACTGCACGAGCAGGTCCACAGAAATGTTGAGCAGCCTCCTAACAATACCTTATGCAGTGATAAGGACTTCACATCTGCCACCAAGACAAGCTTCTTGGAATGCCTAAACTTGAAACCAGCAGGAAAGGAAGAGAACCCCATTGAGGGAACTCTAGGGAAAAGAATCCCAGAGCTTGATCCAGTAAGTAGCTACCAGGCTTGGCAACTGGTCACCAGAGGCAAACTGGTGGAGGTATCTGAGAAGAGCCTGGGTTGGGAAGAGAGGTTAGCCGATGCAGATGTAGCATATGACAGAGAAAAGGGCGAGTACGTCTTGACAAGACAGGACAAGCGGAAGAAATCACTCAATTCCACTGTGAGTATCCCAACCAAGAAACGGAGAGGGGCTGGAACCCAAGGCTCCAACACAGATCAGCACAGCAATGGAGAAAGGAACAACCAGGTCTTGACAGGTGAGCGAAGTCCAGAGAATCTGAGTGACTCAGAGTACCGGCCTACTTCTCGCCCTAGCCGTAAGAATTCCCAGAAAACCTCAGAGTGCTTGGAGTGCGGAAAGGGCTTCCGCACACAGCAACAGATGGTGATCCACATGCTCATCAGACATGGTGGCTTGGGTGAAACCATTGGTGGAAATGGACTGTTCCGTAAAGCAGCGTCCAGCCCATCTAAAGCAGGGGAATCAGCAGGACACTTCAGGGATCAAAAGCGGACAGGGTTCTTTGGGGACACAG ataaAAAGCCATACACCTGTGAGCACTGTGACTTTTGCACCTCGGAGCCCTCGGCCATCGCTGCCCACGTCCAAACGCATCATTTGGCGATTAGGGACTGGGGCCAGAGGAGTGATGCCTTAACCAGCTCACTCAGCCAAAGCCAAACTCACCAAACGAGCCACACGGGCTTCCCGAGGCTGAGAAATGCCCTGCTGCAGCAGCCCTACTGGCCCTACACCACCTCAACTCACCTGGAGAGGGCAGCACTGAGCGACACCGCTTCAAAGACGGAGGATGAAAAGAGCAAGGGTTTGGAAGAAAGTAGCTCCACAGATAAAGTGGAAGCTAATCTGCTTAATCTCTCCATGGAGGTGGATAACGGAAAAGAAGGGGTTTCTTCTACATTATTGAACAGTTTGGTTAGACACCAGTGTCCTTATTGCTCTTATGCAACACTGTATCCAGAAGTTCTCTGGATCCACCAACGAATTGCACACAAAGTTGACAGCACTACGTTGGTGCCTAAGTGGGCCCCAAGAAATGGCCTCAAGGGGCCAAAAACGCTTCTCGATTTCAAGAGACGCACTGGGCCACCTCCATTTCTGGAGGGTAAGGACTGCCCCTCTCTGCCACAGATGAGAACTTCCCGAACGAGTCCACCTGACTGCAGCCCTGGAGGGACAAAGAAATCAAAACCTCAGACAAGTAGCGTAGAGTCCAGCTCTTCGCAAAGCAAGAGCTGGCACGCGGCCACAGCACCAGGGGCGCCATCTCACTCGTCCAAACACAAGACCAGCAAGTCCAGGATGGATGAGTTGGCAAGCAGTAAACACAAAGCAGACGTCCATCAAAACAGCTCATCACGGCCCACGGCAAGTCCTCAGAAGACTGGAACCCCAAAGACGGGAAGCAGAGTGATGGAGAGTAGTCTGCTACCTCAAGAAGGACTTCATTTTATGCTCTCTAGCAAACACAACCTCTCAGATCAGAGGAGCTCCAAAGCCCATGCTCCTCAGACCCCCGGCAGGTCTGACTCTCAAGCTCAGGATACACCGTCCGTGGCTGGGTATGACCCCTGGAGCAGACTTAACTCGAGCGGCCCATCCTCTCACTCCCAGTCCAAGAGACAGTCAAAGGCTGACGGTCCAGAAGCTGTGACGGACATCCTGAGTTTCTTGAAGAACTGCAGTCCTCACGATTTAGCTGCCCTCTACCACCACTGGGGCTTCAGCAATGCCATTGCAGAGCAAGCAG GGTTGGCGAGGTCAGGGTCTCAGCAGGGGGAATATGTGTGTCCGGTGTGCAGGAAGAGCTTCAACCAGCCCAGCCATTACCGCACACACATGAGATCACACACAG TGATGTTTGAGTCCAATGGACTCATGGGAACTGGAGTCCATCCTCTACAGAAGCCCCCAAACAA